One genomic region from bacterium encodes:
- the flhB gene encoding flagellar biosynthesis protein FlhB has product MSFLNDEGRTEKPTPRRRTKARSEGSVSKSAELNSAAVLIAASLLLIWFGHHLMRGLEDITRTIFRHSGTVEFSAGTLQTYMFAGMKVLAILLAPLMLGILAVGVLVNVGQVGFKITPKAARPKFSRMNPIRGLGRLFSLRSLVELGKNLLKLALIGGVVYLTISAEIEKIYSLAHLPIGALVPMVGQMLARVFLYASLSLILIGILDYLYNRYEFEKSLKMTKEEVKEEAKQSEGDPHVKSKIREIMIKGSLARMMKKVPEADVVITNPVHLAIALKYDRKKSSAPVVLAKGARKVAERIKAIAEEHNIPIVENPPLAQALYKAVEIGQEIPISLYKAVAEVLAYVYRLKRKFFGVA; this is encoded by the coding sequence ATGAGCTTCCTGAACGACGAAGGCAGAACCGAAAAACCGACGCCGCGGCGGCGGACCAAGGCCCGATCCGAGGGCAGCGTCAGCAAGTCCGCGGAGTTGAACTCGGCGGCGGTGCTCATCGCCGCGTCCCTGCTCTTGATCTGGTTCGGGCATCATCTGATGCGCGGACTGGAGGACATCACCAGAACGATTTTCCGTCACAGCGGAACGGTGGAGTTTTCGGCCGGCACGTTGCAGACGTATATGTTCGCCGGAATGAAAGTGCTGGCGATACTCCTGGCTCCGCTGATGCTGGGAATTCTGGCGGTGGGCGTGCTGGTAAACGTCGGTCAGGTGGGATTCAAGATTACTCCCAAGGCGGCTCGTCCCAAATTCTCGCGGATGAATCCCATCCGTGGACTTGGCCGGCTCTTTTCCCTGCGGTCGCTGGTTGAATTGGGTAAAAACCTGCTCAAGCTCGCGTTGATCGGTGGCGTCGTATACCTCACCATCTCCGCCGAGATCGAAAAAATCTACTCGCTGGCGCATCTACCGATCGGAGCTCTGGTGCCGATGGTCGGGCAAATGCTCGCGCGGGTGTTTCTATACGCTTCACTCTCGCTGATTCTCATCGGCATCCTCGACTACCTCTACAATCGCTATGAGTTCGAGAAGTCGCTGAAGATGACCAAGGAAGAGGTTAAGGAGGAAGCCAAGCAGTCGGAAGGCGATCCGCACGTCAAGAGCAAGATCCGCGAGATCATGATCAAGGGCAGTCTCGCGCGAATGATGAAAAAAGTCCCCGAGGCGGACGTCGTGATTACGAACCCCGTTCACTTGGCGATTGCCCTGAAATACGACCGGAAGAAGAGTTCGGCTCCCGTTGTGCTCGCCAAGGGAGCGCGCAAGGTCGCCGAGCGAATCAAGGCGATTGCCGAAGAGCATAATATTCCCATCGTCGAGAATCCGCCCCTCGCTCAGGCTCTCTACAAGGCCGTAGAGATCGGGCAGGAGATACCGATCAGTCTTTATAAAGCGGTGGCGGAGGTCCTGGCCTACGTCTATCGCCTGAAACGCAAATTCTTCGGAGTGGCCTGA
- the fliR gene encoding flagellar biosynthetic protein FliR, whose protein sequence is MPIDIAHVELFVLVFIRVASALAVLPVFSHGAVTPMVKAALSAAIALLLVPTLTSGLPATSGTLPDFFLLAIRETLCGILLGFAGQFLFYAIDIGGQLIGFQAGFSIVASIDPNTETQSTVLTQVYNLTAILVFLAIDGHHTMLRAVADSFHSIPIGGLAVGSSLSEWTLNAAKTALADGIRLAAPIMVTLLLTDVGLGILVRVAPQMNIFVVGFPLKIGITLIMIGTTLGSVIAIFTAQYAEFGRQIPGFLRLLTTP, encoded by the coding sequence ATGCCCATTGACATCGCCCACGTCGAACTCTTCGTTCTCGTTTTTATTCGTGTAGCCAGTGCGCTGGCGGTGTTGCCGGTGTTCAGTCACGGTGCGGTGACGCCGATGGTCAAAGCCGCGCTGTCGGCCGCCATCGCCCTGTTGCTGGTGCCGACCCTGACCTCGGGTCTACCCGCCACCAGCGGGACTCTCCCCGACTTCTTCCTGCTGGCCATCCGGGAAACGCTGTGCGGCATTCTACTTGGCTTCGCGGGGCAATTCCTGTTCTACGCCATTGATATCGGCGGGCAGTTGATCGGATTTCAGGCGGGTTTCTCGATTGTCGCCTCGATTGATCCGAACACCGAAACCCAGAGCACGGTTCTGACGCAGGTTTACAATCTCACCGCCATTCTGGTTTTCCTTGCTATAGACGGACATCACACCATGCTGCGAGCCGTGGCTGACAGTTTCCATTCCATTCCCATCGGCGGACTCGCCGTCGGATCGTCACTCAGCGAGTGGACGCTTAACGCGGCCAAGACGGCACTGGCCGACGGGATTAGACTGGCGGCGCCGATCATGGTCACGCTGCTCTTGACCGACGTCGGACTGGGAATTCTGGTTCGCGTTGCGCCGCAAATGAATATTTTTGTGGTCGGTTTCCCCTTGAAAATCGGTATTACTCTGATTATGATCGGGACCACGCTGGGATCGGTCATCGCGATATTCACGGCACAGTACGCTGAGTTCGGTCGTCAAATCCCCGGCTTCCTGCGACTTCTCACGACGCCATGA